One genomic segment of Anguilla anguilla isolate fAngAng1 chromosome 2, fAngAng1.pri, whole genome shotgun sequence includes these proteins:
- the LOC118219867 gene encoding low affinity immunoglobulin gamma Fc region receptor III-like isoform X3: protein MQANSGVTLILLSLMARLGSPKAVLTLQPNWPLFFTGETVGFRCLGQPFKHYGFIWYRNESNIMVTKHTSYENTYIISPVTEAHSGIYRCADFGSYSDHVGLNVSALPKAKLTAEPKWRPLYNGETVTLRCEVDSYSNWTYSWYKDQTQMAVSQTAGHSVTGNRLNIPGAAGSDRGQYWCEGRLEGRNVTSQRSDSITLTVDWCSVWELLLCCWPPLYCV from the exons ATGCAGGCAAACAGCGGGGTCACATTGATCT tgctgaGTCTAATGGCCAGATTGG GGAGCCCAAAGGCTGTACTGACTCTGCAGCCTAACTGGCCCCTGTTCTTCACTGGAGAGACTGTTGGTTTCAGGTGTTTGGGACAGCCATTCAAACATTATGGATTCAtatggtacagaaatgaatcaaatattATGGTGACAAAGCACACATCCTATGAAAACACCTACATCATCTCACCTGTTACTGAAGCCCACAGTGGTATATACAGGTGCGCTGATTTTGGCTCCTATAGTGATCATGTCGGACTGAACGTGTCAG CACTGCCTAAAGCCAAGCTGActgcagagccaaaatggcgcccaCTGTACAATGGAGAGACCGTCACCCTGAGGTGTGAGGTAGACTCTTACAGCAACTGGACATATTCCTGGTACAAAGACCAGACCCAGATGGCCGTGTCCCAGACTGCTGGTCACAGTGTAACTGGTAACAGACTCAACatccctggtgctgctgggtCTGACCGGGGGCAGtactggtgtgaggggaggctggaggggagaaatgtgacatcacagcgcagCGACTCCATCACTCTGACT GTAGACTGGTGTTCGGTCTGGGAGCTGCTCCTCTGCTGCTGGCCTCCattatactgtgtgtga
- the LOC118219867 gene encoding low affinity immunoglobulin gamma Fc region receptor III-B-like isoform X1: MQANSGVTLILLSLMARLGSPKAVLTLQPNWPLFFTGETVGFRCLGQPFKHYGFIWYRNESNIMVTKHTSYENTYIISPVTEAHSGIYRCADFGSYSDHVGLNVSALPKAKLTAEPKWRPLYNGETVTLRCEVDSYSNWTYSWYKDQTQMAVSQTAGHSVTGNRLNIPGAAGSDRGQYWCEGRLEGRNVTSQRSDSITLTVGESQGRLVFGLGAAPLLLASIILCVKWCRKPGSSNEAAVKYTEENVEVDL; this comes from the exons ATGCAGGCAAACAGCGGGGTCACATTGATCT tgctgaGTCTAATGGCCAGATTGG GGAGCCCAAAGGCTGTACTGACTCTGCAGCCTAACTGGCCCCTGTTCTTCACTGGAGAGACTGTTGGTTTCAGGTGTTTGGGACAGCCATTCAAACATTATGGATTCAtatggtacagaaatgaatcaaatattATGGTGACAAAGCACACATCCTATGAAAACACCTACATCATCTCACCTGTTACTGAAGCCCACAGTGGTATATACAGGTGCGCTGATTTTGGCTCCTATAGTGATCATGTCGGACTGAACGTGTCAG CACTGCCTAAAGCCAAGCTGActgcagagccaaaatggcgcccaCTGTACAATGGAGAGACCGTCACCCTGAGGTGTGAGGTAGACTCTTACAGCAACTGGACATATTCCTGGTACAAAGACCAGACCCAGATGGCCGTGTCCCAGACTGCTGGTCACAGTGTAACTGGTAACAGACTCAACatccctggtgctgctgggtCTGACCGGGGGCAGtactggtgtgaggggaggctggaggggagaaatgtgacatcacagcgcagCGACTCCATCACTCTGACTGTAGGTGAGTCTCAGG GTAGACTGGTGTTCGGTCTGGGAGCTGCTCCTCTGCTGCTGGCCTCCattatactgtgtgtgaaatggtgcAGGAAACCAG GGTCGTCTAATGAGGCAGCTGTCAAATacactgaagagaatgtggaaGTTGACTTATAA
- the LOC118219867 gene encoding low affinity immunoglobulin gamma Fc region receptor III-B-like isoform X2, which produces MQANSGVTLILLSLMARLGSPKAVLTLQPNWPLFFTGETVGFRCLGQPFKHYGFIWYRNESNIMVTKHTSYENTYIISPVTEAHSGIYRCADFGSYSDHVGLNVSALPKAKLTAEPKWRPLYNGETVTLRCEVDSYSNWTYSWYKDQTQMAVSQTAGHSVTGNRLNIPGAAGSDRGQYWCEGRLEGRNVTSQRSDSITLTVGRLVFGLGAAPLLLASIILCVKWCRKPGSSNEAAVKYTEENVEVDL; this is translated from the exons ATGCAGGCAAACAGCGGGGTCACATTGATCT tgctgaGTCTAATGGCCAGATTGG GGAGCCCAAAGGCTGTACTGACTCTGCAGCCTAACTGGCCCCTGTTCTTCACTGGAGAGACTGTTGGTTTCAGGTGTTTGGGACAGCCATTCAAACATTATGGATTCAtatggtacagaaatgaatcaaatattATGGTGACAAAGCACACATCCTATGAAAACACCTACATCATCTCACCTGTTACTGAAGCCCACAGTGGTATATACAGGTGCGCTGATTTTGGCTCCTATAGTGATCATGTCGGACTGAACGTGTCAG CACTGCCTAAAGCCAAGCTGActgcagagccaaaatggcgcccaCTGTACAATGGAGAGACCGTCACCCTGAGGTGTGAGGTAGACTCTTACAGCAACTGGACATATTCCTGGTACAAAGACCAGACCCAGATGGCCGTGTCCCAGACTGCTGGTCACAGTGTAACTGGTAACAGACTCAACatccctggtgctgctgggtCTGACCGGGGGCAGtactggtgtgaggggaggctggaggggagaaatgtgacatcacagcgcagCGACTCCATCACTCTGACTGTAG GTAGACTGGTGTTCGGTCTGGGAGCTGCTCCTCTGCTGCTGGCCTCCattatactgtgtgtgaaatggtgcAGGAAACCAG GGTCGTCTAATGAGGCAGCTGTCAAATacactgaagagaatgtggaaGTTGACTTATAA
- the LOC118219867 gene encoding uncharacterized protein LOC118219867 isoform X4, translating to MQANSGVTLILLSLMARLALPKAKLTAEPKWRPLYNGETVTLRCEVDSYSNWTYSWYKDQTQMAVSQTAGHSVTGNRLNIPGAAGSDRGQYWCEGRLEGRNVTSQRSDSITLTVGESQGRLVFGLGAAPLLLASIILCVKWCRKPGSSNEAAVKYTEENVEVDL from the exons ATGCAGGCAAACAGCGGGGTCACATTGATCT tgctgaGTCTAATGGCCAGATTGG CACTGCCTAAAGCCAAGCTGActgcagagccaaaatggcgcccaCTGTACAATGGAGAGACCGTCACCCTGAGGTGTGAGGTAGACTCTTACAGCAACTGGACATATTCCTGGTACAAAGACCAGACCCAGATGGCCGTGTCCCAGACTGCTGGTCACAGTGTAACTGGTAACAGACTCAACatccctggtgctgctgggtCTGACCGGGGGCAGtactggtgtgaggggaggctggaggggagaaatgtgacatcacagcgcagCGACTCCATCACTCTGACTGTAGGTGAGTCTCAGG GTAGACTGGTGTTCGGTCTGGGAGCTGCTCCTCTGCTGCTGGCCTCCattatactgtgtgtgaaatggtgcAGGAAACCAG GGTCGTCTAATGAGGCAGCTGTCAAATacactgaagagaatgtggaaGTTGACTTATAA